The sequence below is a genomic window from Anopheles cruzii chromosome 3, idAnoCruzAS_RS32_06, whole genome shotgun sequence.
GCTCCGTTCAAAATCCGAGacataaaaaccataaaaattctacacaaaaaaaaacctatgaGATGTCCAAACGATATTGCCCATTCGTACCTATCGTTGAGCAGAAAGTACAGAAAAAATATACCAGCCCCCCTAATGTTGCCTTTAATCTACATTAATGATTACTTCCTCTCTTTACAGGTCATCATCTTCATCCCATTCGCCAAGTAAAGAGCTGACGTCCTTTGACTTGGAGGCTGACTTTTctttgtcgtcgtcatcgaccGCATCGGGGTCTTCCTCTTCGCCCACATCCTGCTCACCAGCTCCTTCTTTTTTTAATCCCCCTTCCGGTGACGACTTGACAGAagttccatttttctttgtctTCGATGCATCGTCGGCCGTCGTGCGTACGTCGGCCTTTGTCGAAGCATTATCTACCTTCGGATCCGCTCCACTTTCATCCGCTCGCTCTACTTCCTTTTTTACATCCTTCTCGTCCTCATTTTCTGCCTTAACAGTCGCTTTACTTGCCGGCGCCGTATCGTTATCCGGCGCCAATCCCGTTgccttttcaattttcttttctagATCGGCTTCGATATCGGAGTCTTCCATTTTCGATGATTCATTGTTCCACTCATCCAGCAGCTTGTCAATTTCCTTACCTGACAATTTATCATCAGAAACTTTGACCGCCTCTTCTTTGCTcacttcttccttctttttgtcGGCTTGGTTGGATGGCTTTTTGGTTGCACTTGCCTTTACCGAAGATGTCACTTTCTTCTCGCTGCCAACATCTTTTTTGACTGACTTCCCTGTTGACTCAACTaccgtcgtagtcgtcgtcgtcgtcgaagccgTGGATAATGCTGAAGCTGCAGATACCGGCGTTGGCTCTTCGGTGTCCTCCGACCAATCGCCTTCCAGTTCGGAAATCAGCTTCAACTTATCTGATCTATGACGCTCCTCGGTATCTTCCAATTTATTCACCTCCGAGTCGGCTGTCTTCGAGTCACCGTCCGTTTCCATTGCTTCATCCGCCGTTGTGTGTTGTAGCGCTTCGTTCAATTCCGACACCGTATCAGCGGACATTTCTACATCGGTCGCCAAACCATGCTCGTCATCTCCCAGTTCGCCTTCTCCCTCCTTTTCGGTCACATCGGTTTTGAGCGATTCTTGGCTTTCATCGCCTTCGTCGGCATCTGCTGCCGGTTTGCCCGTCGATGCCGCTTTGTCTGATAGTGCTGCAGAGGTTTGAGACGCATCATCCTCCGAAGCGACGACGTCGGTCTTGTGATTTTCAGCTGTTTCCGCGACACCGGCTTCACTACTACTGTACACTAGCATGATGTTCTGGTTTTGCACTGCGGTGCTATTGACGATTTGCATACCGTCGTTGAGCTGCAGCGTCGAACCATCGGCGTTCATCATGACCACTGCgcggaaaaaacaaacaatatatTAAAATTGCATCATGTCCAATAAACACAAAACCCTGTTTCGCTTACCGCTGGCTGAGTTCATTTGAAGCTGCGAAATGATTTCCTCTCTCTGAGATTGTGTCAACTGCAGCTCGGTTCCATCTTCCGATAGAAGCTTCGTGATGatgtttccgcttccggtgccagtGCCATCGCCGATATTGGCAGCATGCTCACCGTGCACGCTTGCCAGCTCCGCTTCGATGAATTCGTTCTGATAATTTGGATCATCGATCACCACACCGCTATCGCCAACGAGCCGCAGGCTGGTGGCAATTCCTGATGCGACGTTACTGAGGGCTTCCGCTTCTGACGATGGCTCGAGTGCAATTTGTTGCACCGCCGTCGGCGTCTTTGCGGCATTCTGTGACGATTGCGGCAGATTGATCGTCGGTAGAGTGATATTGGAAAGGATTTTTATCTTCGAATCCGATGGTTTCGCCGGTGGAATCTCTTCAGCTTCTTGGAACTCATCGTCATCGCTAAAATCGAGCACACCATCGTTACGAGCACGTTCTCGATGCTGTTCCTTCATGTGATTGTACAACTCCAACTCCTTCTCGAACACCTTGTTGCAGTAGATGCAGTGTTGTCGATCTTGCTGCTGATGTGTTTCCTCGACGTGCTGCTGCAATGTGGCGGGATTCATAGCCACGTGATCGCACTCCTCGCACACGGGGAACTTTATCGAGGGTTTAATATTGTGCTCGATGAACCAGTGATAAACCAGGTTCGGTTGGCGCATCTCTGCTCTCCAGCCGCAATGTTCGCAGATGCGGTTATCGATGCGCTCTTTGTGCTTGGAAACCAGATGGTTTCGGAACGCCTTGTAGCTGGGAATGCTTATCGGGCGCCCgttcacaccgcaccgcagacAAAGCCAGGGCCCGGTCATGTTTTCCGCTCCCTTGGCTATCAGCGCGTGCATGGTTTTCGCGTCGATTGTTTTCGGAGGTGGTTTTGTGGCACCGGTACCGCTTGCCGAAGTTGTGGGTTTCTGCTGTAGCTGCTCACTGCGGAGGGTGGCCGTAGCTTTGCGAACCATCGACATATCCTGCTTCAGGGGAGTGGCAGTGCGAATTTCCATCTTGCTAGTTGACGGGCCGCTTGATGATGCCGTTGCGGTCGCTGAGTGACTAGCTGCGGCAGCggttggcgttgttttttgcATGATTTtgagtttaatgtttttattcttcttcacCAGATGTGGATACTTCTTAAGAACCTCCGAGATGATTTTCGCATGATCAACGTTGCCAGAATCATCCTTCACAGTAATCTGCTTAaccacgccgccaccggagggcGATTTTGTCTCTTGCTTTATGACGATCTGTTTGGCCGCCTGCGACTTGGCCAGTGCCGCTTTCACCGAAGACGGTGGCTGATaatcttcgtcatcgtcgtcgttaaaGTGCGTATCGTCATCGACGTAATCAGCGGAATCATCGTCATCCGTGTTTAATTGGCTGCGCATGCGGGCCGCCTCGGTGAATTCCTTGACCTCATCCAGGTTCGGTTTTTTGGCCGGCGGAGATGTTACTGAACCACCGGAGGATCGCTTGGCTACATTCGTGTTCGTGTAACCCTTGCGCAACTTTTCGAATGGCGACGTTTCTTCCTCCTTTTTCACCTGATCAGCGGTTAGCAGCGGTTTGCTCTCATAAGAAATCGCATCGAACGATCCTTCGAAACCTTCCGAAAGGTCCGTATCGTCGAATCGCGAGGGTCCTGGCTTCGCATCCTTGGTGTGACTATACTTTGACACGATCGCCGAAGTGTCCTGCAGTCCCTGCTTGCCTGCACCGTATGTCCCAGAAACAGGGCCAATCTGATGACGCATCAGCGGCTGTCGTGGCTTTACTCCTGCATTGCCCCTTGCAATCGGTGCATTGCGCTGCGCGGCCGTTTGATAGGCATTCGGGGCAACGGTCCGAGCCCCGCCTGGACGTGGCGCCTGCTTGTTCAGTAGGACCGGTTGCTTGGCGATGCGAGACGTTTGGCGATGTGCTTCGAGCAACTTCAACAAAACGGTCATATTCATATCGGTGGCCGTTTTAAGCAGCCGCTCGTACATGGTGTACTGAAATTCGAGCGTGCCGGTGTACATAAAGTTGACGATTGGCACGATCACATCGGCCTGCAAGTCCATGGGCATTATCAGTACATCGTCGTACATTTCACACACGTTCTCAAGATGGTTGAAATAGTCCGTGCAAGCGGATAGCACCAGCCGATGCACTTTCAGCTGCGAGTTGTCGTTGAACTGAAGCGTCAGGTCGCAGTGGtccgttttgttgaaaaagttCTGCAACttttgcaaaaagaaaaccccccAGTTGTCCACCTTCACAGACTTTGCCTCACTGTACCGCGTCATTTTACTCATTGGTGCTCTGTTTGCAGTTCTCAATTACATCAGACAGGTCTAAAATGAACATCGAAACGTAATGTAGTAGTGGCGAGTTGTTAATAAGTTTTTGTTAGAATCATTTGTGCACCAAGTGAGAGAGTTGTTTgagtatgttttgtttgcattcgcATCTTTCGCGCGTTGGTCCCGCGCGTACCTTCTGTCAAATGCGACAGACCAAGCGACCAAAGCAACGCTAATTGAgagcagaaaagaaagcaaaacctTTGGTGCGATAATGCGAAGGAAGTTGATCCAGAACTAGTCAATTACTCGAGCCACACACTGCAGCAGAGAATTTAGAAAATCGGTTGGCAAAACAGGTTTAAACGAGGGTTCGAACGGCGTGTGCTTGGCGTCAGTCTCTTCGAGCAGATCCAACGCCTAAAGAATGCGCGTTTGGCAGCAACGATAcgggaacaaaacaaaacattgattCGTCAACTATTGGCACTGACACAAAGTGCATTTTGATTAATTCGCACTTTGCCCGCTTTTGGCTTACTTTTAAACCGCTTTTCACTGCCCAAACGCAACGAAGCAACCCGAATTTGTGCTTGATTTGAAGAACTCGCACAAAAGTTGTTGTCCAATACCAATATGGCGGCGGGCGACGCATCGTGTGCTTTGCGTCGTCATACTTTCCGAAAAAAGCTCTTCGAATCCGCAGGAAGAAAAGCTTCTTCGTTTTCACCTCCACCGCTCGCCGTTGACCTTCGCTCCTTCGCCTCATTCGCTGGCAAGCGAAgtaataattataataataataataataaaatccTTCTGGGAAAAAAATAATCCATCTGGGAAAATAACCAATATAATGGGTAtatattatttattatattgtttatttatttatttatttatttatttatatttttatttatttttatcctttttatcCACTTTTTTGCAGTTACCCTGGTTCAAGTTGTCATCCACGCGATCGTAATGTAATTGTAAATGTAGTTTTAATTTAGTTAGCTGTCAGTATACTGACAGCATATGCACATTTGACAGCATACAACGTTTGTCAATTTGTCAAGTTTGATGCCAAACTTTTTTGCTTTGCCAAGTTAAAATACtaatcgcataaaaatttcTCAACTGGATAAATTAACTAAGTCcgacgaagaaaaaatgcCTCCCAAATTGAAATTCACCGAAGGTAGGGAGCGACAGAAAACGATAAACAACcctttttgaaatatttgtcCCCGATTTAGGTGAAAAGGTGCTTTGTTTTCACGGGCCAATTATCTACGAAGCGAAGATGCTGAAAAGCGCAATCATGAAGGACAAACAGGTGAAATATTTTATACATTACGCAGGCTGGAATAAAAAGTACGTCCATAATCGCAACGCGCACACTTGCTAAACTTCAGATGATAATGTAATTTTCCTTCCAGTTGGGACGAGTGGGTTCCTGAAAACCGCGTTCTAAAGTATAACGAGGCAAACTGTCAGCGGCAACGCGAAGTTTCGAAACTGCATTCCCCGCTAgtgaaaaacaagaaaaatagTGCAAAGGCCAAAAAATCGGACATCCTAATCGGTACTGGCACTCAGAGCAAGGACAACGATTCGCGCGCTTCAACCCCTTCCAAGGAGGTGACCAAGGAGAAAGAATCCGTTCCTGTGTCTGTGGCTTGTAGTTCAGCGACAACGTTGTCATCGACTGTAACTACTCCGAGCGGGAGCTCCACACCGGTTACCGGACGCAATAGATCTTCGCTGAAAGCAGGTGCGGCTCCGAGCGCCAGCACGTCCTCTTCGTCAtgctcatcatcgtcggaCGCGATGGTTGCATCTTCGAGTGTTAAAGAAGTTAAATCAAGCGAGTGCAAGGAatcgagcgaagcgaaggcaAAAGACGAATCGGGCAGTGAGCTGAACAACAGCGCTAGATTGAAGAAACGTGGCCGCAGCGACACCAACTCCTCGAATGTTGAATCGGAGGATCAATTTATGTCGAAAGTAGAGGTGAAGATTAAAATCCCCGATGAGCTTAAACCATGGTTGGTGGACGATTGGGACGCAATATCGCGACAAAACAAGCTTGTTGAGCTACCGGCGAAGGTGACTGTGCAGGAAATTGTTGATAATTACGTTCAGTACAAAAAGCAGAGCAAGATGACCACGGCCACGAAGGAAACGGCCGTTACTGATATCGGAAATGGTATTGTTGAATATTTCAACGTCATGCTGGGTTCCCAGTTGCTCTACAAATTTGAGCGCCCGCAGTACGCAGATATCATTCAACAACATCCCGGAGAACCGATGGCCAAAATTTATGGTTCGTTCCATTTGCTCAGGCTTTTCGTGAAACTCGGTTCGATGCTTGCCTTCACCTCGCTCGATGAAAAGTCTATCCAGTCCTTGATCGCACACGTGCAGGATTTCCTCAAGTATTTGGTGAAGAACAGCAGCACTTTATTTAACATGCAGCATTTTGTCAATACCAGTCCCGAGTACCATCGTAAGGCTCAGTAGTAGGACAAAACACTTTCCTTTAGAAATTGGGCACTTATTTTGTGTTATATTATGTGCGCAATGTGCGTTGAACTCAACAAACTAGTTTCAACAATATGCtctgaataaaaaaataacagaaataataataataataaataataataataataataattttatttttattcaaattcttcaattttattctttcttttctttttatttttattcttattttgttttgggaaTGGGGCAAAAATCAACTGTGGCAAATCATGATTCTGTGGCGAAAATCAACTGTGGCAAATCATGAGTGTCagaattgttgtttgtttgttgttgttgttgttgttgtttaaaaaaaagtacaaaaaacTTTGTAGCCTCTTCGAAGCGCCGGCTATTTTTCTGCGATAAACAAGATTTTATTGAAACTAAGCTAACTAACCTACTTATTTGTTAAATGGCTGCTGCTAAACTTGTCCAGTATGTTATTGTAAATGGAGAAATTGCCAAAACTTGGCCTAAGGGAGCCCTTATTGCACAGTGTTGTCACGCAGTTGCTGCCGTAGGGCACCTTTACGCCTCAGATTTGGATACAGCGGAATATTTTAAGGATTTGGACAATATGCACAAAGTGGTCCTTGAGGTAAGCTATGGCTGGTCAGCGAACAGTGTCTTAAAGTAAGGAAGCATCTTGATTAGGGTTGATCTATTTTTACCTATGCATAAAGCAACATTCCTTGCCAGATCCGTATGCTTAAAACTTTTATAATCTGAATTGGAAAACGTAACTATGACCTTTCTTATGCTATTCtaaatgaaaagtaaatataAGCAAAGATATATAAAACTCAAATGATGTAACAATGTATTTTTAGAATCTTGCATTACGCAGTCCGAATGCATGGTTTTTGGACGATTACTTTCAACACGTTGAATGGAAATACGCATAAATGACGAGGCGGATACCTGGTACTTTGAATAGCAAACTTTTCATATTCAGCTTAAGGATAGTTCGCAGGATGATAAATATTTGCAACTGTGATAGCCTTGCGGTGTGCCGATGCAGACACCCATAGGTCTTGAGTTATTTTTGGATCTTTTAAGATCATTTCTAACACCTACGCTCGGTTGATGTTCGCAGTGCGCAAGAGTAAGGAACGTGGCACTTTTCGTGTTGAATTTCGAGAGAAAACGGCTTGTTTTGTCGTGCTCGGCACCACGGTTATTTTTGGAAACTCAATAGGGCAACCGATCACCAACCACTACTCAAGAGAGATGCGTTGCTTCAATTCGCTAGACGAAGCTTGTTTATTCCACACAAACTAAAATCCCACGTAGTTCTGAATGACGACTTTTGGTTCTTTCACAAATTAGGCACCGGACGCGACCAAACTTCTTGGCCTGGGCGAGGCATTGCAACAGCAAGATATTAAGCATAAGGTTTGGATTGAACAACCTGAAAATATACCAACGTGCATCGCAATAAAGCCGTATCCGAAGGAAGTAGTTcaaaaatatgtgaaaaaatTCAAACTGCTTAGTTGAACAAACAGGTTCAGTAAATGTGCGAAATAAAATAggtttaataaaaataaactggAAATTCATATTACTCAGAGTATGCACACCCACATACCTATTTGACTTATTGTTGTTTTCACTTAAATCCATTGATTTTTACATCTTAATTCTGCTTACAAGAGCTTTTCCCAATTGCGACCCAATTTTTCCTTCATTGGAAATCAGTTAACAGTGGTTTTATTTATGGAACGAACTCCTGGGGCCAACCAGTTTTCGCTTTATGTCTAAAAGGAAGGTGTAGGTGGGAAATGTTTTCTCACCAAGCTTAAAGCGGTGTTGCAGATCTATTTGGATGTAGTAGTCGGCTTGCGCAGGCTAAGATATTTCGGGTATCGCAAGTCGCACATTGAAAACTCAACCAACCACGTGTTGCAGAAGGTGGTTGTTTATATCACATTGGTTGCATGTGTAagattgtatttttttaacgATGTGTTATGAATGATATGATATAAAGCCTGAAATTGTAAATGTGTATTTTTGTACATCGTCACATAGATCTGTAATCAGGGTTTCAGGGTTTTAAAATTATCACATTTCCGATCTAAATTCTGAATCTTTatctgaaacaaacaatatatGACAATTGACCCGCAATTGCGCAATGTAACGCGTAGTAATTGACATACTACAAAATCATCCTTCATCAACGTAAAATATGAACCCTCCCCGCCATTAACTGGTTTCTTGGCGGACAGACTCAAGAAGCGAAAATTAATAACGACCAGTTTGATCATCGAAAAACACGTTCTTTATGGGCAATGGTGGAGCGCACAGGTCGACCTTGTCAGTGTTTTCCCGCCAGCCTCTATCATTGGTGACAATATAGGGACCGTGAGGTGGAGAAGATATATCATATCTGCTCGCTTTGTGCTACCGGATCGATGGAGTTAAGGCAGCGCAACTGGGTGAACCCTGTGCTCTTTGCAGCAATGGTCAATAAATATCTGATTCGAGACCATTTTGAATCCTACTGCGCCTTTCGGAGCTGCTTTATCATTTTCCATGTTTGGCAGGCCAGCTCCGATGTGATTTTCAATTGAGTACTCAATCAAATGAGTGATTTTCTTTGCACGAGCATCGTTTTGCACGTTTCGTTTGTATCATTTACATCATTTTTCTCGACACCCGCTTGGAGTAAGTAATAAAATTCGATGAACAGTTAATACAATATCACCTTTGAGCTAGGATCTCCGTTCGATCAAAGGAGGCTTGAGAACTAAACACTAGTATTTCttgttgtttcgttctttAAAACAGTTGGTGGGCAACATAGTCGCCGTTTTCTGAAGACATAACGAACTTATTAAAACTTCAAACATGGAAGACGTCTTATCCGcgtatgatgatgatgagaccCACCTCTTACCCCAACATAGGTTTGAGATAGGCGAGATAGTTATCGTTATGATATTAAGATTTCAAAAACACGAAGTGGTGGCATCGTTGCAAGACACTCTAGAACACTCTGTCTGACTCTAATCCATGCATACAGCGGTATCCAGCCATTTCCATAAGGAGGAAACGCATACGGAACCACTCTCCGGATTGCCCCCGTAAAATCTCCAGTTCTTTCAGTGTAGCCGTTTCCCTAAAACTATTAGGGTACCACTACCAAGAACGGCCGAAATTACATTTATCTGGGACATTTACGGTACAtcaaaaaaatcatcaatggACGTATTTGATGCACCTGTCCCGCGATAGCACGAGTGCAGCGAGAGTCGTTCTACTGTTGAGTGTCTGCTTCAACTGTCCACttttacgcgcgcgcgtctcaAACATATGTTGTCTCATTCATGTAcactatttttttattttaaatcaagatcaaaaatcaaatttctatgaaaaaaaaaattttcctcatcatcatccagctTCCGTCGATGAGTGCAGTAGTTTACAAGTCTATACAATACGATACAACATTTACCTAACTACTTCTTTGACGTACAGAGCGCACCTTCGTTTAAACTCCCGAATGTTCTCTGTATTTACTATCTCTTTGGGCATTGAATTGAACCATTGGATACCCTTTACAAATAAAGAATTGCCGGCAATTCTGGAAGATATCTTTACAATTCTTGGCTCTTGTGCTCTGCGTGTGTGATGTTTATGTACATCACATCCCCTGACTATTCGTTCTCCTAGGTAATTCGGAAGCATGCCCCTGACtagtttgtaaataaatatcatATCCGCGTATGGAAACATGTTCGTCACGTTGTAAGTATCTAAATCACtaaggtttttaaacggtTTTGGGATATGCGACTAAACCAAAAGATAGGAAAGGTTACaggagttttgttttcagaAAATGATTTGTTCGTTTGAACATTAGATGTGCTCTCTCTCCATTGTGTAGGAACGCCCGTGAATGGTTGTGATTAAGAATCGGCTCTTTCTTTTGTCGAGTGGCCCATACGATTTAATATGGCACGTCGAAATCCACGTACAGCTTAAGATTTACGAACAGAATAATCTCATACCTGCTGAATGGATCATACTTATGAGGACGGATGAATGAGCCTTTGCTGCTCGTCATCCCAAGCTTCACGAAGAATTCACGCAAGAACAAAGCGATGGTCCTGGCGTTGGTGAAGTTCTATTTTAATCTTATGGTGGAACAAAATTAGACCTTGCAAATTTTATATTAGAGAAGTAAATCCTGAAACCTGATGATCAAAAGCTGGTAGATTAATTACATACAC
It includes:
- the LOC128272430 gene encoding mortality factor 4-like protein 1; the protein is MPPKLKFTEGEKVLCFHGPIIYEAKMLKSAIMKDKQVKYFIHYAGWNKNWDEWVPENRVLKYNEANCQRQREVSKLHSPLVKNKKNSAKAKKSDILIGTGTQSKDNDSRASTPSKEVTKEKESVPVSVACSSATTLSSTVTTPSGSSTPVTGRNRSSLKAGAAPSASTSSSSCSSSSDAMVASSSVKEVKSSECKESSEAKAKDESGSELNNSARLKKRGRSDTNSSNVESEDQFMSKVEVKIKIPDELKPWLVDDWDAISRQNKLVELPAKVTVQEIVDNYVQYKKQSKMTTATKETAVTDIGNGIVEYFNVMLGSQLLYKFERPQYADIIQQHPGEPMAKIYGSFHLLRLFVKLGSMLAFTSLDEKSIQSLIAHVQDFLKYLVKNSSTLFNMQHFVNTSPEYHRKAQ
- the LOC128270204 gene encoding centrosome-associated zinc finger protein CP190 — its product is MSKMTRYSEAKSVKVDNWGVFFLQKLQNFFNKTDHCDLTLQFNDNSQLKVHRLVLSACTDYFNHLENVCEMYDDVLIMPMDLQADVIVPIVNFMYTGTLEFQYTMYERLLKTATDMNMTVLLKLLEAHRQTSRIAKQPVLLNKQAPRPGGARTVAPNAYQTAAQRNAPIARGNAGVKPRQPLMRHQIGPVSGTYGAGKQGLQDTSAIVSKYSHTKDAKPGPSRFDDTDLSEGFEGSFDAISYESKPLLTADQVKKEEETSPFEKLRKGYTNTNVAKRSSGGSVTSPPAKKPNLDEVKEFTEAARMRSQLNTDDDDSADYVDDDTHFNDDDDEDYQPPSSVKAALAKSQAAKQIVIKQETKSPSGGGVVKQITVKDDSGNVDHAKIISEVLKKYPHLVKKNKNIKLKIMQKTTPTAAAASHSATATASSSGPSTSKMEIRTATPLKQDMSMVRKATATLRSEQLQQKPTTSASGTGATKPPPKTIDAKTMHALIAKGAENMTGPWLCLRCGVNGRPISIPSYKAFRNHLVSKHKERIDNRICEHCGWRAEMRQPNLVYHWFIEHNIKPSIKFPVCEECDHVAMNPATLQQHVEETHQQQDRQHCIYCNKVFEKELELYNHMKEQHRERARNDGVLDFSDDDEFQEAEEIPPAKPSDSKIKILSNITLPTINLPQSSQNAAKTPTAVQQIALEPSSEAEALSNVASGIATSLRLVGDSGVVIDDPNYQNEFIEAELASVHGEHAANIGDGTGTGSGNIITKLLSEDGTELQLTQSQREEIISQLQMNSASVVMMNADGSTLQLNDGMQIVNSTAVQNQNIMLVYSSSEAGVAETAENHKTDVVASEDDASQTSAALSDKAASTGKPAADADEGDESQESLKTDVTEKEGEGELGDDEHGLATDVEMSADTVSELNEALQHTTADEAMETDGDSKTADSEVNKLEDTEERHRSDKLKLISELEGDWSEDTEEPTPVSAASALSTASTTTTTTTVVESTGKSVKKDVGSEKKVTSSVKASATKKPSNQADKKKEEVSKEEAVKVSDDKLSGKEIDKLLDEWNNESSKMEDSDIEADLEKKIEKATGLAPDNDTAPASKATVKAENEDEKDVKKEVERADESGADPKVDNASTKADVRTTADDASKTKKNGTSVKSSPEGGLKKEGAGEQDVGEEEDPDAVDDDDKEKSASKSKDVSSLLGEWDEDDDL
- the LOC128273516 gene encoding putative peptidyl-tRNA hydrolase PTRHD1; its protein translation is MAAAKLVQYVIVNGEIAKTWPKGALIAQCCHAVAAVGHLYASDLDTAEYFKDLDNMHKVVLEAPDATKLLGLGEALQQQDIKHKVWIEQPENIPTCIAIKPYPKEVVQKYVKKFKLLS